One Methanomicrobia archaeon genomic region harbors:
- a CDS encoding DUF2156 domain-containing protein, whose protein sequence is MPDMELRFKQDWPIWVVSSITLANGVLSIVSILAVRFQEHPQLFHILLPFGLHQLSRSLTLIFGFMLVYLSVHLFHRKQVAWWLATILLVLLTVAQIGRGYLVYTGLAPAVTAALLLFVRKRFTVRSEPTSIVKGLTLVVISLSLALAYGTLGFWLLHKNDFGIEFHLVESFIRTLREFTLVGNSDLIAQTRHARWFLNSLRILGVLAWGFAAYSLFRPVTYRLKTWPHERLEAKGILENYGRSSLDFFKLWPDKAYYFSEDRTCVIAYRVSLGVALCLGDPVGPPEKIEQTLRSFLQFCSNNGWRVAFQHILPDLLELYRQLGFDIIKIGEEAIVDLEHFVSITSNNREFRQTERKMERTGYKTAWYIPPHPLNVVNEAESVSREWLSLPGRHERGFTLGQFDRTYINQTPLFAVLDQANHILAFVNEIPTYRKGEATADLMRHRTEIPNGAMAYLFLKLLTSLKERGSLKFNFGLAPLAGVGEDPGSGLEEHAVHLLFEYLNRFFSFKGLRDYKDKFEPTWEDRFLAYQGGPLGLLKATIALIKVTEGWRIMGKQDANLSDIIKR, encoded by the coding sequence ATGCCGGATATGGAACTGCGATTCAAGCAAGATTGGCCTATCTGGGTGGTATCGAGTATCACCTTAGCAAACGGAGTGTTGAGCATCGTCTCTATACTTGCCGTACGGTTTCAAGAGCATCCACAACTCTTTCACATTCTTCTGCCGTTCGGACTTCATCAGTTGAGTCGCTCATTGACCTTAATTTTTGGGTTTATGCTCGTTTATCTCTCAGTACATCTATTCCATCGCAAGCAAGTTGCCTGGTGGCTTGCCACGATACTGTTAGTCTTATTAACCGTGGCCCAGATCGGTCGAGGATATCTCGTTTATACCGGTTTAGCTCCTGCGGTGACCGCTGCGCTTTTGCTTTTTGTACGGAAACGATTTACGGTCAGAAGTGAGCCAACGAGCATTGTAAAGGGTCTGACTCTGGTGGTTATAAGCCTGTCACTCGCTCTCGCTTACGGTACCTTAGGCTTTTGGCTGCTCCACAAAAACGACTTTGGCATCGAGTTTCACTTAGTGGAGTCCTTCATTCGGACATTACGCGAATTCACCCTCGTGGGAAATAGCGACCTTATCGCTCAAACGCGCCATGCTCGTTGGTTTTTGAATTCGTTGCGGATTCTGGGAGTGTTGGCGTGGGGATTTGCAGCGTATAGTTTGTTCAGACCGGTTACCTATCGATTGAAAACGTGGCCTCACGAACGGCTCGAAGCAAAAGGCATTTTGGAGAACTACGGACGTTCTTCACTGGATTTCTTCAAGCTGTGGCCGGATAAGGCATACTACTTCTCAGAAGATCGCACGTGTGTCATTGCCTACCGAGTTTCGCTGGGCGTCGCGCTCTGTTTGGGTGATCCAGTTGGTCCACCTGAGAAAATAGAGCAAACACTTCGGTCATTTCTCCAATTTTGTTCGAATAATGGCTGGCGTGTTGCCTTTCAGCATATTCTCCCCGATCTGCTTGAACTGTATCGCCAACTCGGATTCGATATTATAAAGATTGGTGAGGAAGCGATAGTCGACCTTGAACATTTTGTTAGTATTACGTCGAATAATAGAGAGTTCAGACAGACGGAGCGAAAAATGGAGAGAACGGGGTACAAAACAGCCTGGTACATACCTCCCCATCCGCTCAACGTTGTAAATGAGGCGGAAAGCGTGTCTCGCGAGTGGCTTTCACTGCCCGGGAGGCACGAACGTGGTTTTACCCTCGGCCAATTCGACCGCACGTATATAAATCAAACGCCCCTTTTTGCGGTACTTGACCAAGCGAACCACATACTTGCGTTCGTTAACGAAATCCCCACCTATCGAAAGGGCGAGGCAACTGCTGATCTGATGCGTCATCGCACAGAAATACCAAACGGAGCGATGGCTTATCTCTTTTTAAAACTACTCACTAGCTTGAAAGAGCGGGGTTCGCTTAAGTTCAACTTTGGGTTGGCCCCGCTTGCTGGAGTTGGTGAAGACCCGGGTTCAGGCCTCGAGGAGCATGCGGTGCATCTCCTTTTTGAGTACCTTAACAGATTTTTCTCGTTTAAGGGGCTGCGGGATTATAAAGATAAATTCGAACCAACCTGGGAGGATCGCTTTCTTGCCTACCAGGGTGGTCCACTCGGACTTTTAAAGGCAACTATCGCACTGATTAAAGTCACCGAAGGCTGGAGAATTATGGGTAAACAGGACGCTAACCTTTCGGATATTATCAAACGTTAG
- a CDS encoding HAD-IA family hydrolase, translating into MSQIRAVIFDCYGTLVDIKTDEGKDEIFHNLALYLQYYGGTIDAEKLKSAYELEKERLLRDSGERYPDIDLEQVFQNILSKEGMYCPFLAESCCKLQRLLSRERFQLFPSTLPVLREMKRDGYFLAVVSDAQKVYCWEEARILALNQFFDHMLVSTELGFKKPDPRLFAVICDLLNVHPAEAVYIGDNFDRDVPGPKQIGMSVILLDRDQNENKRKPGPDFYAKDLWEAWEWIKRNSKS; encoded by the coding sequence ATGTCTCAAATACGGGCTGTAATCTTTGATTGCTACGGCACGCTGGTGGATATTAAGACCGATGAGGGCAAGGACGAGATATTTCATAACCTTGCGCTCTACCTCCAGTATTACGGCGGCACCATCGATGCGGAGAAATTGAAGTCCGCGTATGAGCTCGAGAAAGAGCGCCTCCTCAGAGACAGTGGTGAGCGCTACCCCGATATCGATCTCGAGCAGGTGTTTCAGAATATCCTCAGCAAAGAGGGCATGTATTGCCCGTTTCTCGCAGAATCCTGCTGCAAACTGCAACGGCTGCTCAGCCGCGAACGATTTCAGCTCTTCCCCAGTACACTTCCCGTTTTACGGGAAATGAAGCGCGATGGCTATTTCCTTGCGGTCGTCTCCGATGCACAGAAGGTGTATTGCTGGGAAGAAGCGCGAATTCTGGCGCTCAACCAGTTCTTCGATCACATGCTTGTATCGACCGAGTTGGGCTTCAAAAAACCAGACCCTCGACTTTTCGCTGTTATCTGCGATCTCTTAAATGTCCACCCTGCAGAGGCCGTGTACATTGGTGACAATTTCGATCGAGATGTTCCAGGGCCCAAACAAATTGGCATGTCGGTCATCTTGCTTGACCGGGATCAGAACGAGAATAAGCGGAAGCCCGGACCCGATTTCTATGCAAAGGATCTCTGGGAAGCCTGGGAGTGGATTAAACGTAATAGTAAATCTTAG
- a CDS encoding phosphotransferase: MYDKKAIYLYLEREIFPQLAPPPYGRIEMKRLSDERPVYLFRERTKKIKVVGKFFESESITREEAWRRAEKGYFNLKHVREDFGMQSGTYRIVAPLGKNKDLAALLVTEMAPGKVLDHYLAKAIYEGQSQRLFEKLSCLAGFFVQLHQRSETRRQVSPKLAQQYQRKLLHSLRQGPLHSSEQHDIENYAARWWGESDIFNDRTVTVHGDATPTNFFFHHGEVIGIDLDKMKEADRCLDLGFLAAELKHHFMWRTGDGLAAEPYIGHFLWEYAVRYRDEQFFYMITRKLPLYMSLGLLRIARNTWLDEPYRKRLIVEAKQCLKYGL; the protein is encoded by the coding sequence ATGTATGATAAAAAGGCAATTTATCTCTATCTGGAGCGAGAGATATTCCCCCAACTTGCGCCGCCCCCTTACGGGCGAATAGAGATGAAACGGCTTTCTGATGAAAGGCCGGTCTATCTCTTCCGTGAACGGACGAAAAAGATTAAGGTAGTGGGAAAGTTCTTCGAGTCCGAGTCCATCACCCGAGAAGAAGCCTGGCGACGGGCAGAGAAGGGGTATTTCAATCTAAAACACGTACGAGAAGACTTCGGCATGCAGAGTGGTACGTATCGTATCGTTGCGCCATTGGGTAAGAATAAGGATCTTGCAGCCCTGCTCGTGACGGAGATGGCGCCCGGTAAAGTCCTTGATCATTATCTCGCTAAAGCCATTTATGAAGGGCAGTCACAGCGCCTGTTCGAGAAGTTAAGCTGTCTGGCCGGGTTCTTTGTCCAACTCCATCAGAGGAGTGAGACACGGCGGCAGGTCTCGCCTAAGCTAGCTCAACAGTATCAACGGAAGTTATTGCACTCGTTGCGTCAGGGACCTCTGCACTCATCGGAGCAACATGATATCGAGAACTACGCAGCGAGATGGTGGGGTGAGAGCGATATATTTAACGATCGAACGGTAACCGTCCATGGCGATGCAACCCCGACGAACTTCTTCTTCCACCACGGCGAGGTGATCGGTATCGATCTGGATAAGATGAAAGAAGCGGACCGCTGCTTGGATTTAGGGTTCCTCGCAGCCGAATTGAAGCATCACTTTATGTGGCGTACTGGCGATGGTCTCGCTGCGGAACCGTATATCGGTCATTTTTTGTGGGAGTACGCGGTTCGGTATCGAGATGAGCAGTTTTTTTATATGATAACGCGTAAACTACCCCTTTATATGTCGCTGGGCTTATTAAGGATAGCACGAAACACGTGGCTGGATGAGCCATATCGGAAAAGACTGATAGTGGAGGCGAAGCAATGTCTCAAATACGGGCTGTAA